Part of the Caulifigura coniformis genome, CAATGCCGATTCTTTCTCGCGTCGACGAGCGAGGTGTACGGCAAGAACCAGAAGGAAGTCTGGACCGAGGAGGACGACATCCACCTGGGGCCGACATCCAAGCCGCGATGGGCCTACGGCTGTTCGAAGGCGATCGACGAGTTTCTGGCTCTGGCGTACCACCGCAAGTTCGGCCTGCCGGTCGTCATCGGGCGGTTTTTCAACGTGGTCGGCCCGCGGCAGGTCGGCCATTACGGAATGGTAATCCCCCGCTTTGTGGATCAGGCTCTTTCGGGCGGACCGATCGTGGTCTATGACGACGGCGGACAGGTCCGCTGCTTCGCCCATGTCCGGGAAGTCGTCGAGGCCGTTCATCGGCTGACGGAGACTCCCGCCGCGGCAGGCAAGATCTTCAACATCGGCAGCGATCAGCCGATTTCGGTCCGCCAGCTGGCGGAGGCGGTTGCGGCGAAGGTGAATCCCGACATCCGGATCGAGACCATGCCCTACCATGTGGCGTACGGACACGACTTTGAAGACGTGCGACGACGAGTTCCAGACGTCTCCCGTCTGCGGAACACGCTGGGGCAGGTTCCGACGGCGACCTTGAGCGAGATCCTGGACGAAATTATCGCGTGGAAGCGCTCGGGAGCGTAACAGCCGGGCGGGACCGGCCTTCGGATCGTTGGACGAAAGAATAAACCGGGCGGGGGGCGCATCTTATGGATAACGCGTCCGAGTCCGGAGAGCCCCCGTTGAAGGTTGTCCCTGGCGGGCAGCAAACGCTGCTGGCCTCGCTGTTTCACGAGCATGCCGATCGCCTTCGCGGCATGCTCTGGGGTGTGCTGCGGAACCGCGATGCCGTCGAGGATGTGGTGCAAACCACGTTTGCAAAAGCACTTGAGTCAAGTGGTGAGGTTCGGTCGGTCTCCTGGAAAGCGTGGCTGTTCCAGGTGGCCTACAACGAGGCCATGTTGTTGCGGCGGAAAGAGGGTGTGCGGCAACGGGCGTTTCAGAAGATCTCGGCCGGGCAGCAGCCGCCCGGGGATGCGTGGCCAGGTGACGGTCTTGCGGCGCGGGAACTCGTCGATCAGGTCGGGCGACTTTTAGCCGAACTGCCGCCGGAACAGCGGGAAGTGGTGCGCCGGCGGATGCATCAGGAACAGACGTTCGCGGAGATCGCCGCGGATCTGGGAGTCCCCCTGGGGACGGTCCTGACCCGCATGCGGCTCGCGACCGACAAACTGCGGAAAGCGCTCCAGCGAACGGACAGCCATCACGGAGGTGGCGAAGAGAGAAGTGGCGAACAACGATGAACTCCGAGTTAAACATTCTTGCCCTGCGATACGCTCTTGATGAGCTGCCGGACGCCGAGGCCCGCGCCTTTGAGGGGCGGCTGGCGGTCGACCAGGCCGCCCGCGAGGCGCTGGCTGATGTGGTGATTCTCACCTCAGCCGTCCGCCAGCTTCCCGCGCCGGTTCCCGCCGTTGCCAACGTCTCCGTCGGCGGTCGACGCTCCCGGATGGCTGCCATCGTGTCGTGCGCCGCCGCCTGCCTGCTCCTGCTCGTTGTGATCAGGATGCCGCAGCCGGGCCCGTTGGTCTCCAATGGTCAGTCCTTCGAGAACACGGAGATCGTCGGCGCCTGGTCGGAGCTCGGCAGCGACGACCTGCTCGTCTCGGAATTCGAGTCGGACTTCTCCCGTGACGACACAGCCTCGGAGATCCCGGACTGGATGGTCGCCGCCGTGCTGGAAGATGTAGAAGTCGCGCCGCGCGAGGAGGGGACGCTATGACCTCACTCCAGAATTCAGGGGCTCGAATGCTGCTCGGCGCGGCTCTGGTGCTTGGCTCCGGCCCGTCGGGATTGGCCCAATCGGAAAAGAAGACAGAAGTGCCGACGTCGAAGCCCGCCGTCCAGGCGGCCGATCTCGAAGTCGTCAACGAAGATGCTGCGCTCGAGTTCGCGAAGCGACATCATCCGGAACTCGCGAAGCTTCTGGGACCGATGAAGGCCGCATCGCCCAGGGACTACCAGAAGGCGATTCGCGAGCTCGACCGCGTCAGCGACCGACTGATCCGCATGGAGACTCGCTCGCCGGACCGCTATGCCATCGAGATCGAGCTGTGGAAAACCGAATCACGGCTTCGGCTGGTGGCGGCCAAGACGGCGATGCTGGACGACGATGAGCGCCGCGAGCAGATTGAAAAACTGGTCAACGAACGGAATCAACTGCGAGTTCGGCTGTATGAGTTCGAACGGGATGAGGCCCGGCAGCGCATTGTGCAGCTCGACAGGCAGATCGAGTCGCTCAAAAGCCAGGAGTCGCAGGCCGTTCGAAAAGAAGTCGATCGGCTGGTGAATTCCGCGAGGTCGAGCGCCAAACGGGTCAAGACGCGTCTCAAGAACAAGGCCGGGGAAGGGGCGGCGCCGCTGGAAAAGCCGAAGGCCGCCGACCCGAAGCGCGCGCCGGGGTCCCCCGGCGCATCTCAATAGGTCGAGTGAGAAGGATTGCGGCGAGTTTCCGTGGAATCCGGGGGGTGTCTGGGATGAACGTCATGCGGAACACTTATTTTCGCTCTCTTGCGTTGGTCGCCCTGTTCGCAGGAACGATCGCGCAGGCCGCCGATCCTCTCCCGCAGGCCAGTGAGCGTTTCAAGACCACCGACGTCCAGGAAGTGCCCGACTTCCAGCGGCATCTCGTGCCACTGATGGGACGGGTCGGCTGCAACGGTCGGGCCTGCCACGGGTCGTTCCAGGGGCAGGGAGGCTTCCGCCTGTCGCTGTTCGGTTACGACTTCAAGATGGACCATGACGGACTGATGGAGCGGATCGACCTCGAGAATCCGCTCAAGAGCTACGCCCTCGAGAAGCCCTCAATGGTCGTCGAGCACGAAGGGGGGCTGAAGCTGAAGCCGGGTACCTGGGAATACAACCTCTTCGCACAATGGCTCAAAACGGGCGCGAAGCCGCGTCCGGCCGAGCCTGCGGACCTCTCCCGCCTGGAAGTGACCCCCTCCGAAATTCGCTTCGCCAAGACCGGCGAGAAGATCCAGCTCCGGGCCGTGGCAATCTGGGAAGATGGTTCGCGTGAAGACGTGACCTGCCTGACGCGGTTCGTGACGAACGATCCGGCGGTTGCGGAAGTCAGCCCGGAAGGCGTCGTGACGGGCGTCGATGCGGGCGATACGCATGTCGTGGCGTTCTACGACAACGGCATCGTCCCGGTGCCGGTCCTGCGTCCTTATTCCGAGCGGACGGGCGAGAAGTTCCCGCAGGTCGCCGCGACGACGAAAGTTGATGAACTCGTCATCTCCAAGCTCGCCAAACTGGGGGCGGTTCCCTCCGACGTCTGTGCGGACGAGGAATTCCTGAGGCGGGTCAGCCTGGATATCGCGGGCACGCTGCCGTCGTCCAACGAAGTGCGCGCGTTTCTCAGCGACTCGGCCTCGGACAAGCGGGCCCGGAAGGTCGAGGAACTCCTCGCGACGCCGGCCTATGCCGCCCGCTGGACGACGATGCTCTGCGACATCACTGGCAACAACGATACACAGCTCAACAACATCACCGCCGCCCGCGGCCGCGCCAGCCAGGAATGGTACGACTGGATCTACAAGCGGGTCGCCGAGAATACCCCGTACGACCAGTTGATGGAGGGGATCATCCTCGCCGTCAGCCGGAATCCGGGCGAGTCGTACTACGACTACTGCGTCCGCACGAGCAAGATGTACGGCAAGAATCCGACCGCGAGCTTCGCGGAGCAGCCGGGCCTGACCTACTTCTGGGGCCGGCAGAACTTCGACCAGCCCGAAGAGCGGGCCATCGGCTTCGCGTATGCCTTCATGGGAATTCGCATCCAGTGCGCCCAGTGCCACAAGCACCCCTTCGATGAATGGACGCAGGAAGATTTCACGCAGTTCCAGGCCTTCTTCGATCGCGTGCGTTTCGGCAAGACGGCTCCGACCTCCAACACTCTCACCCGGGCCCAGGACCAGGAAGACCTCCAGAAGGTGCTGGCCGACATTGGCATGACGGGCAAGAAGACCGGAGCGGATCGCCGGGAACTGGAAGCGAAGGCCAGGGATGGGCAGGTCGTTCCCGCGTCCGATCTCGGAATCCTGGCCGCCACCAGGACTGTGGACAAGAAGGCGAAGAAGGAAGGCCGGCAGGTCGCCGGCAAGGGAACCAAAGTCGCCCGCCTGCTGAAAAGCGAGGAACTGATCAACGTCGGCGCGATTGATGATCCGCGGAAGCCAGTGATGGAATGGCTGCGGAACCCCGAGAACAGGCTGTTCGCACGTGCGTTCGTGAACCGCGTCTGGGCCCAGTATTTCCATCGGGGAATTGTCGAACCGACGGACGACTTGTCGCTTGCGAATCCTCCCTCCAACGAGCCGCTGCTTGATTACCTGGCGGACGGTTTCGTGAAGAGCGGCTACGACATGAAGTGGCTGCACCGAACGATCGTCAGCAGCGACACCTATCAGCGAAGCTGGCGTCCCAACGAAACCAACCGCCTCGACGAACGGAACTTCAGCCGGGCAATTCCGCGGCGGCTGCCTGCGGAAGTGGCGGTTGACGCCGTCAAGTGCGCGACGGCCGGTTCATCCGCCAACCTCGCAATGCGTGACCAGCTCGACGGGCGCATGGTTGTCTACCCGGGGACGGGCAATCGCAACACGGGCGGGCCCTATGCCCTCAACGTGTTTGGCCGCTCGCTGCGTGAGAACAACTGCGACTGCGAACGGTCTGCCGAGCCGAGTCTCCTCCAGACTCTCTACCTCCGGAACGATGGCGACACCCTGGCTGCCATCGATCGCCGCGACGGCTGGCTGGCAGAGACCGCGAAAACGATGAAAGTTCCGTTCTCGGCTCAGGCCGGCGAGCCCGAATCGGGTGATCGCAGCGAGCGGAAGCGGCTCAAGGAAACCTACGACCGCCGCGTCGCCGCCCTCAAGGAACAGGCCAAAGCGGCCGAGGCGGCCGGCGACAAGAAGGAGCTTCAGAAAGCCGAGCGTCAGCTGGCGGCCGCGAAGGCCCGCTATGCCGGAATGCTGAAAGGCGCCGCCAGCGACAAGGCCGAAGCCAGGTCGGAGAATGCCGGAGCAGCGAGCAAAGGGAACGCCTTGAAGATCTCGGAGGCCGAGTCCGCCTCGATGGTCGAGGAGGCCTATCTCCGGGTGCTGAGCCGGTTCCCGTCGCCGGACGAATCGAAGATCGCCGTCGAGGCCATTCAGAATGCATCTGATCCGATGAACGGATTGCGGGATGTGCTCTGGGCACTGCTCAACACCAAGGAATTCATCGTCAACCACTGATGCGTCTGGCGGTGCAGGGGGCATCAGCCGCCTGAGTTCCGCCGCGTGAACTGACTGCGATCGCCCACGTACTGATTCCAATTCAAAGTCGGGAGTACCCCATGGCGCTGCATATTGATTGCGAAGGATTTGCACGTCGCGATTTCCTCCGGGCCGGTTCGCTGGCGCTCGGCGGGCTGTCGCTCGGCAGCTACCTGCGGATGGCATCGGCCGGTGAAGTGGCTTCCGCGGCGAAAGCCAAGGCGGCGATCTTCATCAATCTCCGCGGCGGTCCGTCGCACATGGACATGTTCGATCCCAAGCCGGAGTCGGCGTCCGAGTACCGCGGCGAATTCAACACGATCCCCACTGGCGTTCCCGGAGTTCACTTCAGCGAACACCTCCCGCACCTCGCCAGCTGCACCGACAAGTTCGCGCTCCTGAGAGGCGTGACGCACACCCTTGCAGCCCACGAACTCGGAACCCTCTACGTCAACACGGGCAACCGTCCGCTCCCTTCGCTCGAGTTTCCCGGGTACGGCTCGGTGGTGACGAAGGAACTCGGCGGGCCGAAAGACCTGCCGCCGTTCGTCGCGATTCCGAACACGGCCCAGCGGGCCGGTTACCTGGGCGTGAAGTACGCCCCTCTCAGCACGAGCACGTCTCCCAAGATCGGACAGGCGTACCAGGTGCGCGGCGTGTCGCTGCGCAACGGCCTCACGGTGACCGACGTCCAGCGGCGCAACAACCTGCTCGATCGCCTCGATACCACCTTCGCCGCCTACGAAAAGCAGGATCAGCTGCTTGAAGGTCTCGATCGCTTTTCCGAACAGGCGCTGTCAGTGATTACCTCGCCCCGAGCCCGGGAGGCATTCGATATCGGCAAGGAGCCGGAATCGTTCAGCAAGCAGTTCGGCTCCTCCGATTTCGGCGCGAGCTGCCTGCTGAGTCTGCGGCTTGTCGAATCGGGAGTGCGGTTCGTCACTGTCTCCAGCAATGGCTGGGATACGCACAACAACAACTGGGAATCGCTGAAGACCAAGCAGCTTCCTCCGTTCGACCAGGGGCTTTCCGGCCTGCTGACCGGCCTTCAGCAGCGTGGACTGCTCGATTCGACGATCGTCTACGTCACGGGCGAGTTCGGCCGCACTCCGAAGATCAACACCACCCGCGGCGGTCGCGATCACTACCCGCGGTGCATGTTCATGTTGATGGCCGGTGGGGGCATCAAGGGAGGCCAGGTGCTCGGCGAGAGCGATGACACCGCGAGCGGCCCGAAGAACGACGGTTTCACGCCGGACGACGTGGCCGCGACCTTCTTCCACACGCTCGGCATCGATCACCGGAAGGAATACCACACCAATACCGGCCGACCCGTCATGATCGTCCGTGACGGCCGGGTTATCAGCGATCTGCTGGTCTGATTTCCCCGGAATACCGCAGTCTCACACGACGCCCGGCGCCGAACTTCGGTGCCGGGCGTTTCTGTTTTGCCGGGAATGCGGTCACCCGGTCGTGAGAACTTTGCCGCCGCGCACCGCCGCTGCTGGTCGGCGCTGATCGCCGCGATACAATCGGCAGATGCGATCAATTGCCGATTCTGGCGCTTTGGTCGCAGCCCACCTGACTTGAGTCGGCGTCCTGCCGATTCACCCGCCTGACTGCGCACGTTTGGAGAAAGCATGCTGAGTTTGAATCGCTGGCTTGTCCTGGGTATGGCGGCCGTGGCCGGCCTCCAGGCTCCCTCGATCGTCCACGCCGCTGAGACCGGCACCATTGTTGGCCAGTTCATCTACGATGGCGCCGTTCCGACCCTGGCGCCGAAAGTCGCCAAGGGAGACGCGACGGCCCGTGATGCAGCCACCTGCGCCAACGACGAAGTCCCGGATGAATCCCTGGTCGTCGATCCGGAATCGAAGGGCATCGCCAACATCATCGTTTATCTCCGCAAGGCTCCGGCCAACATTCCGGCCGAGCTGAAGGAGAGCAAGGAAAAGAACCTGGTCGTCGACCAGAAGGGATGCCGCTACTTCCCGCACGTCCTCGCCGTGCGGACCGACCAGACGGTGACCTGCGTGTCGTCTGACCCCGTCGCTCACAATGTGAACATTGCACCGTTCACGAATCCGTCCCAGAACTTCGTCATCCCGGCGAACGACAAGACG contains:
- a CDS encoding NAD-dependent epimerase/dehydratase family protein, with amino-acid sequence MAKCLVTGGAGFIGSHLTERLLANGHQVTIVDDMSTGRRENLRKVESHPALRIVPGSITDQIVLTEAVRDADVVYHLAAAVGVKLVADDPVRTIETNIYPTELLLRLAVQRQCRFFLASTSEVYGKNQKEVWTEEDDIHLGPTSKPRWAYGCSKAIDEFLALAYHRKFGLPVVIGRFFNVVGPRQVGHYGMVIPRFVDQALSGGPIVVYDDGGQVRCFAHVREVVEAVHRLTETPAAAGKIFNIGSDQPISVRQLAEAVAAKVNPDIRIETMPYHVAYGHDFEDVRRRVPDVSRLRNTLGQVPTATLSEILDEIIAWKRSGA
- a CDS encoding RNA polymerase sigma factor; translation: MKVVPGGQQTLLASLFHEHADRLRGMLWGVLRNRDAVEDVVQTTFAKALESSGEVRSVSWKAWLFQVAYNEAMLLRRKEGVRQRAFQKISAGQQPPGDAWPGDGLAARELVDQVGRLLAELPPEQREVVRRRMHQEQTFAEIAADLGVPLGTVLTRMRLATDKLRKALQRTDSHHGGGEERSGEQR
- a CDS encoding DUF1549 and DUF1553 domain-containing protein, giving the protein MRNTYFRSLALVALFAGTIAQAADPLPQASERFKTTDVQEVPDFQRHLVPLMGRVGCNGRACHGSFQGQGGFRLSLFGYDFKMDHDGLMERIDLENPLKSYALEKPSMVVEHEGGLKLKPGTWEYNLFAQWLKTGAKPRPAEPADLSRLEVTPSEIRFAKTGEKIQLRAVAIWEDGSREDVTCLTRFVTNDPAVAEVSPEGVVTGVDAGDTHVVAFYDNGIVPVPVLRPYSERTGEKFPQVAATTKVDELVISKLAKLGAVPSDVCADEEFLRRVSLDIAGTLPSSNEVRAFLSDSASDKRARKVEELLATPAYAARWTTMLCDITGNNDTQLNNITAARGRASQEWYDWIYKRVAENTPYDQLMEGIILAVSRNPGESYYDYCVRTSKMYGKNPTASFAEQPGLTYFWGRQNFDQPEERAIGFAYAFMGIRIQCAQCHKHPFDEWTQEDFTQFQAFFDRVRFGKTAPTSNTLTRAQDQEDLQKVLADIGMTGKKTGADRRELEAKARDGQVVPASDLGILAATRTVDKKAKKEGRQVAGKGTKVARLLKSEELINVGAIDDPRKPVMEWLRNPENRLFARAFVNRVWAQYFHRGIVEPTDDLSLANPPSNEPLLDYLADGFVKSGYDMKWLHRTIVSSDTYQRSWRPNETNRLDERNFSRAIPRRLPAEVAVDAVKCATAGSSANLAMRDQLDGRMVVYPGTGNRNTGGPYALNVFGRSLRENNCDCERSAEPSLLQTLYLRNDGDTLAAIDRRDGWLAETAKTMKVPFSAQAGEPESGDRSERKRLKETYDRRVAALKEQAKAAEAAGDKKELQKAERQLAAAKARYAGMLKGAASDKAEARSENAGAASKGNALKISEAESASMVEEAYLRVLSRFPSPDESKIAVEAIQNASDPMNGLRDVLWALLNTKEFIVNH
- a CDS encoding DUF1501 domain-containing protein is translated as MALHIDCEGFARRDFLRAGSLALGGLSLGSYLRMASAGEVASAAKAKAAIFINLRGGPSHMDMFDPKPESASEYRGEFNTIPTGVPGVHFSEHLPHLASCTDKFALLRGVTHTLAAHELGTLYVNTGNRPLPSLEFPGYGSVVTKELGGPKDLPPFVAIPNTAQRAGYLGVKYAPLSTSTSPKIGQAYQVRGVSLRNGLTVTDVQRRNNLLDRLDTTFAAYEKQDQLLEGLDRFSEQALSVITSPRAREAFDIGKEPESFSKQFGSSDFGASCLLSLRLVESGVRFVTVSSNGWDTHNNNWESLKTKQLPPFDQGLSGLLTGLQQRGLLDSTIVYVTGEFGRTPKINTTRGGRDHYPRCMFMLMAGGGIKGGQVLGESDDTASGPKNDGFTPDDVAATFFHTLGIDHRKEYHTNTGRPVMIVRDGRVISDLLV
- a CDS encoding carboxypeptidase regulatory-like domain-containing protein is translated as MLSLNRWLVLGMAAVAGLQAPSIVHAAETGTIVGQFIYDGAVPTLAPKVAKGDATARDAATCANDEVPDESLVVDPESKGIANIIVYLRKAPANIPAELKESKEKNLVVDQKGCRYFPHVLAVRTDQTVTCVSSDPVAHNVNIAPFTNPSQNFVIPANDKTGTAVKMTKPESLPVNVKCDIHPWMQSYWVVTDHPYAAVTDKDGKFKIEGLPVGEHSFTVWQESAGYVERSFKVTVKAGEQTLPPVKVPASKFKKK